From Serratia fonticola:
GATGCGTATCTGTATGCCGTGAGTGGCCGCGTAGTTAATTGCGGCCTGGCTGGCTTTGCCCTGATTCCGGCGTTTATCGACTACCACGCGCACCTCGACTCCCCGATTGTGCGCTGCTACCAGCGCCTGGGTGATATCTGGTGCCTGGAAAGAATAACCTATCATTTGGATTGACTGATGTGCGTGGCCAATAATGTTCAGCACCAACGCTCGCGCCGAACCCTCCGGCGAAAATCCTACCTGCACGTTAGGGGCTGCATTGACAGCGGTGGGCAAGGCGACGACAGCGATCAGCGCTAGCCGATTCATCCGGTATTTAAACAATTTTGTGCTCCACGGTGAACGCGGTAGGAATAACAAAGCGGGCCAGGTTCGGTGAGTTTAACTTGGTCGCAGGGGGCATTTCACGACTAAACTGGTTGATCAATTGACCTCTATCAAAATAGTCAACAGTATGTCATTTGGATGTCTGGTATAGCTCAGTGGTAGAGCAGTCGGCTCTCCATCCGACTGGACACAGGTTCGAGCCCTGTTGCCAGAGCCTTTCATTTCTCCTGTTGAAACCTATCAATTTTATTTGTTATTTCAGGGCTTGCGGCCACGGGGCGTGACAGCATTTTTGCTGTGCCTTTGCCCGAGGCATAAGTTTTGACTATCCTAACTGTGGTACGATTAGCGTGGTGATTCAATGCCATGTGGTTTAAATGCATGACTTCTTTTGCTAGTGATGAATGACTAGTAGAGAAATGCATTTCCGTTTGATTGACCATTGATAAATAAGGATAGTTGTATAATGAAAGTTATCCGCTCGTTGATTAAAGCCACCACCGCACTTTCCCTCCTGGCCATCAGTATCACTTCAGCCTATGCAGACGTTATCCCTCTGGCCGGAGAGGTCCAAACCGATCAGTTCGCTGCGAAAGTGGTTTCAGTCGACCAACAAAACCGTGTGGTGGTTTTGGCTGGGGCAGAAGGGCATAACGTCAGTTTTAAACTGACCGATCAGGCAAAGGATTTAACCCATTTAAAGGCGGGGGATACGATCCAAGCCACGATAGTGCGCTCGCGCATCGTTAAACTTGATACCGATCTGGATAAGGCTGCGCCGGCGATCACTAGCCTTTATGAAGAAAGCAACGCCACCAAGAACAATCCAAATCCTAACGTCAATGCCGTGCATCAGGTCAATCTGACCTTGAAAATCACGCATATTGATGTGAAAAAGCACGAGATCACCTTTGAAGGGCCAGCGGGGCGTCAGAAGGTCGTTTCTGTTGAAGATCCTGCTATCCAGGCGCGCATGAAAGATCTGAAAGTGAATCAGAGCGTCGTAGTGACCTATACTGATTTGCTTGATATACGTGCCGATCACACAAAGAAGTCAGATTGATAAAGCCTTAACCGGCTTCCTACCTTGGGGCGCAGCATACTGCGCCCACATAGATCAGCAATGAGCGACCTCTTCACCAAGACGCTGGATAATATCCTGACGTAGCAGGAACTTTTGTATCTTGCCCGAGGCGTTACGCGGTAGATTGTCCACCACCACCAGATGTTCCGGGTATTTGTATTTGGCGACCCGTTTGCGGCCAAAGAACGTGATGACCTCCTCCAGGGTGAGCGAACCGTAAGCGGCCTTTAGCACCACGTAGGCGCAGGATCTCTCCCCTAATCGTTCATCCGGCATGGCGACAATCGCGGCATCATGGATACGCGGATGTTGCATCAGAATATCCTCCACTTCGCGGCTGCTGATATTCTCCCCGCCGCGCACGATAATATCCTTCTTGCGGCCGGTGATTTTAATGTAGCCGTCAGCATCCATGCGGCACAGGTCACCGCTGTAGTACCAGCCATCCTCATCCAGCGCGCGGGCAGTCAGCTCGGGTTCATCCAGATACCCCATAAATACGTTGGGGCCACGCGAGGCCTCTTCGCCTTCTTCGCCGTTGGGGAGTGGGTTGCGCTCTTTATCCACCACTTTGATTTCTACCCCAGGTGCGGCAAAACCGTCGGTGTTGAGCACGCGGGAAAGGGGATCGTCCAGGTTGACCACCGCGTGGGGCGAACTTTCCGTTGAGCCGTAGACGCTGAGCAGTTTAATGCCCATTTGTAGGCAGTCCTGGGCAATTTTTTTCGGGATGGTGGTACCGCCACACAGGAAGAAGCGCAGCGATGAGATGTCATGTGGCTGCTGTTGCAGGGTGCATAACAGGTCATAGACAAAAGGCGTCGCTCCGAGCACGCAAGTACAGCGCTCTTGTTGCAGCAGGGCAAGGCAATCGAGTGGATTAAAGATATCCAGCAGGACGCTGCGTGCACCAATCAGAAAGGGGGCCGTGACGCCGTGCAAAAAACCGGTCGCATGCCCCAGCGGTGCGGGCATCAGGAAGGTATCCAGCCAGGTGAGATTGAGCCGCGCGCAGTAGGCACGCTCGCTAGCCAGAATATTGTTGTGCGTCAGCATCACGCCTTTGGGTTTGCCTTCGGTGCCGGAGGTGAACAGCACGGCGGCCAGTTCATCGCCATGCACGCTGATCGGTGTGGTCAGTGGCGGAGTATCCCGCAGCAACTGGCTAAGTGCAGGTGTTGCGGTTGCGGGGGATAGCTTGTCGACGGCAACGACCTCTAGCAGATCGGGAAGCTGATCCCGCAGCGGCAGGATGAGGTCAATTGGCCGGGTGTTTCTGAACGAGGTCGGCGCGAACAGCACCTTGGCCTGGCATTTGTTCAGCACCCAGACCAGCTCGGCCTCTCGCCAGGAGGGGAGCAGGGGAACGGAAACTGCCCCCGTTTTCAGGCAGGCCAGGTAGATCACGGTAAACTCACACCAGCCGGGAAGCTGAAATGCGACGCGGTCACCCGGTTGAATACCGCAGGAGATCAGCCATGTTGCCAAGCTACTTGCCGCGCGGTCGAGGGCGGCATAAGTGTAGGACGTCCCCCGATTGTCGATCACGGCAATCTTTTCCGGCATGGCCTGCAGGGTTTGATGCCAGTAATCGGCAAGCGAGGCGTCGCCCCAAAAACCCTGTTGCCGGTATTTGGCCCGGCGTTCGGGATTGAGTTTTATCGTGACACTCATTGGTTTATCTCTGTTCATTATTTCTGGGGGATGTTGAACTGTTCTGGTCCGGTAAACATTGCCCCTCACCCTAACCCTCTCCCACAGGGAGAGGGGACCGATCGAGCGTGTTTGAAATTGTAGTGACTCACCTTTGATGAGTGACGAGCGGTTTGCTGAGATGGTCTCTTTACTGCCAAAAGTGCAAGGGCTATCAGCTCCCTCTCCCTACGGGAGAGGGTTGGGGTGAGGGGCTGGCACGCTCTTTCAGGCAGACGTTAACAGGCTCACCCGTAGCGAAACTCGACGCCAAACGTCCCCAGAGGATATTCCCACTGCTTAAGAATGGTGTCGCCGCACAGCACGCGGCAGGTGCCGCACTCCAGACAACCGGCAGAATCGAAATGGATATTGCCTGCGCTGTCTTGCTTATACAGCCCGGCAGGGCAGGCCAGCATCAGCTTACGGAACTCGTCCATATTGGGGTTATCCACCAGAATGATGTGCGGGTGGCCCTCATTAACATGGAACTTGTTGATGCCCAGCTTGACGTCTACGTTGACCGGATTTTCGCTGCTCATAGCGCTGTTGCCCCCTTGATGCCGTCTTTTAATAAATTCATCAACCCAATCTGTTTCACCCTTTTCATCAGAGCCTTACGCACGGGCTGGGTAGGGCTGCCATCGATGGTGAACATATCCCCCATGATGTCCGCGACCATGCGCGGATACTGTGTAAACAGGCGCGGGTTTTCCATCAGCGCAGGGATTTTGCGGAAGTGGTGCACCTCATGCATCACACAGTTTTGCTCCAAGGCGTGCTTATATTCCCCCAGGCTACTGGCGGAAAAGTTCTGCCGCTGCTTGGCTGCAATGGCCGTATTGGCAGCCGCCTGGGCCGATGCAATGGCGAGATCCATGCCGCGTATGGTAAAGCCCAGGTTCAGGCAGAATCCTGCCGCATCGCCGACGATCATCACGCCGCCGTCAGCCAGCGTGGGTATCATCGCCTTGCCACCTTCCGGAACCAGGTGAGCACCGTACTCCAGCAGCTTTCCACCCTGGATCAGCGGGCGAATGGATGGGTGCTGCTTAAAGTCCTCCAGCATCTGGGGCACGCTTTTCCCCGCGAGGCCAATCTCTCCCAGGCCGCATACCAGCCCTAGAGAGATGGAGTCCCGGTTGGTATAGAGAAATCCCCCCCCCATCAGGCCGTTGGACGGAGAACCGGCGAACAGCCAGGCGGCGCCATCATTGCCAGAGAGGTTAAAGCGATCTTCGATCACCGAGGGGGATAAACCGATAAGCTCTTTGACGCCTACGGCATAGTGATGTGGCGAAGAAGGGGGCAACAGGTTAATCGAGCGGCCGAGCATGGAATTCACGCCGTCGGCCAGGATCACTATGTCAGCCTTCAGGATATCGTCGCCCGCCTGCACGCCGGTAACCTGATTACCTTCCCGTATCAGCGCGTCGACGCGGACGCCCGAGATAAACTGTGCTCCGGCCTGTTCGGCTTTTTCCATCAGCCAGGGATCGAAGCGGTTGCGCAGCACGGTATAAGACGCCTGAGCGGCAATGTCCGGTTTTTCGCTGTGAAAATCGAGCGTGACGGCGCTTTCCTCCGTCATGAAAGAGATCTTCTCGCGGGTGACCTTGCGCTCTACCGGCGCTTCTTCCGCGAACCCCGGCATGATGCGTTCCAGGCTATGGGCATACAGGCGGCCCCCGGTCATATTCTTACTGCCAGCGCTGTTGCCGCGTTCAATGACCAGCACATCCAGCCCGGCCTGCGCCATCACGTAGCTGGCTACGGCACCTGCGACGCCAGCACCGACCACGATGGCATCAAATTTATCATCCGACATGCTTATGCTCCCTATCCCGCCGCGGGTATGCGGCGGGATGCGTGCGGTGTATCAAAGGGTTAACGACCAAATTGGTCGATCAGGGCAGGGACCACTTTGTAAATGTCGCCCACCAGGCCGTAATCGGCATAGTTGAAGATCGGGGCGTTTTTGTCTTTATTCACCGCGACAATGATCTTGGCACCGTTGCCGCCGACCATATGCTGGATCTGCCCGGAAATGCCCAACATCAGGTAGAGATCGGATTTCAGCTGCACGCCAGATACCCCGATATAGCGCTCGCGCTCCATCCAGTTTTCGCCCTCGGCGATAGGACGAGAACAGCCAACTTCCGCTCCCAACAAGGCTGCCAGCTCATGGACCATTTTCAGGTCGTCCTGTGCTGCCAGCCCACGTCCGACACCAACCACGCGTTTGGCCTTGCTGAGATCGACGCTGCTCAGCGCTTTGGCACGGCGCTCTTTGCAGAGGATTTCCTGGCGTGGGGCAACATAGCTGAGCTGAGTGACCAGGCAGTCATGCGCCGGGTCGGCAGCAGCAGGCTCCATCACGCCGGGAGCCAAGGTGATGATGGCGGTGGTGGTATTGATTTTTTCTTTACCGAAGGCCAATCCGCCGTACATACGATGTTCGGCGATGAAATCAGCCCCGTCGACGTGTACGGCGGTTACATCGTTCACTACCGCTGCGTTCAGTAACACCCCCAGGCGGGCGGTGAGTGCTTTACCGCGTTTGGTGGCTGCCATCAGCACCAGGGCCGGAGTCTGTTCGCCGTTGACCTCTTTCAGGATGTCCGCCAGGGTCTCAGCATAATTTTCAATGCGCTGCAGTGTGGAGGTTTTCTCCAGCACGTAGATGCCATCTGCACCTAGAGACTTGAGCCTGGCAACCTGTTCGCTGTCCTGCACGATGGCATAAACATGCTCGCCCCACTGGCGTGCGCCTGCCATCAGTTCGCCGTAGCGCTCAACGTTGTCGCTGAACACCCATACGTTTGTCAGTTTACTCATGATGATTTTCTCCAGTCGTGGGTTAGTTCAGCGCTTTTTTCAGATGGTCCGCCAGCTCGGCAATGGCTTCCGGCGAGTCATTTTCCAGAATGATGCGTTGGCGCTGTTTCTGTGGCGGTACGGTGATCTCGACCAGCTCGGCCAAAGGCGGCGTCTGGCTCCAGGCAATGTCATTGGCTTGCCACTGATTGACCGGCTTTTTCCCGGCGCCGAGGATCGCCTTCATCGTCGGAATGCGGGGAACGTTAATATCTGAGGTCACGCAGATCACTGCTGGAAGTGGTAGTTCAAGCACTTCCACCTCTTCTTCTAACGTGCGCTCAACCAGCACACGGTCACCGGCAAACTGGATCTGGCTAACGGCATTAACGGTAGGGAGCTGCAAGATTTCCCCAACCAACAGGCCCACCTGCTGGGCGTATAAATCCCCGGAACCTTCACCAAACAGCATCAGGTCAAAGCCGATTTTGTCTGCGGCGGCGGCCAGCGCGTGTGCGGTATCCATCGGCAGCGCGTTTTCCAGTTGCGCATCCTGCACCAGATAAAGCTCATGAGGGCCGCGCGACAGCACGTCCTTACGCACCTTGGAGTTTTGCAGCAGCGAGCCGCCCACGCAGAGCGCGGTAATCTGATCGTTCTCGGTTGCCAACTGGGTGGCGGCCTCGATCGCATTCAAATCGAACTGGCTGATTTTGGCTTCGGCGTGATCGAAATCGAGCGTACGTTGTGCGGTAACCACAATATCTTGCTCTTCGGGGACCAGCTTAAAGCAGGTTATTATTTTCATGATATCTCCTGTGGGTCGCTCGCTGGCGGCAGAGAGCGTTCTATCAGCGGAAAGGACAAAAAGCATGACAATATATTGCGAGTGCGCAGGGGGATTTACGACTGGATAATCTGTTTTTGTTGCTAACAATCTTGCAAAAAAACGGCTAATAACGGATGGATTGCCGTGCGGGAAAGTGGTTTGCCAGTGAGCAAGGTAAGCTGGCGGCGCGATCGTAGAGATTTTATTTTCGTGCCATCTTGCATGCGGGGCAAACTATCTTGTTTTAGTCGTCTGGGCTCATATTGTATATTGTTTTCTGTCGCTCTATTTTAGCCACTGATCATTTTGCCAAAGCCAACTGTATTGTGTGGAGGTTGCCATGTTTCAGCGCTGTTTCGATAATAAAAAAGAAGCCCTTTTTGCGCAGGGGATGACGCCAAAACTCTCGCGGTTCGTCATCAGTGACGATCCCAACTGGGAGTCTGGGCATCATGTGCATAATGATGAGAGCGAGCTGATTTACGTTAAGCAGGGGGTGGCCAGGCTGGTCATCGACTCCTCTTACTACGTGGCACACGCTGGTGATATCGTGGTTATTGAGCCTGGCCGCCTGCACGCGGTGGCATCGGACAGCGCCTCCCCGGCCACCACCTATACCTGTGCTGTCTATGGTTTCAAATTTCAGGGCTGGGAAGAAAATCAGATTTTACAGCCTCACTCCTGCCCGGTAGTTTCCGTTGGGCAAGGGGGGGAGGTGATAAAAACGATCCTTCATGAACTCGGCGTCAGGTTACCCCAGCAGAAAAACGAGTTAACCTCATCGATTTATGATGCTTATGGTTATGCCCTCACCGCGCTGTTTTATGAGAACTTTAAAAACGCTTACCGTTCAGAATTGGGATACATTAAAAAAGATGTGTTGGTGAAGGATGTGCTGGTTTATTTGAATAATAATTATCGTGAAAAGATCACTCTCGAACAGCTAGCTAAAAAGTTCCGCGCCAGCGTCAGCTATATTTGCCATGAGTTTGCTCGTGAATATCATATATCACCGATTAATTACGTTATTCAACGCCGGATCACCGAGGCCAAGTTTACGCTGACTAATACCGATAACAGCCTTAATGAGATCGCTTGGCGGGTCGGGTACGAAAACGTCGACCATTTTGCCAAATTATTTATGCGCCATGTCGGATGTTCCCCAAGTGATTATCGTAAACAGTTCAATAATAACTTGGCGGAACCGGTGTGTTTACCGGGTTGAGTCTGCTGGTGGCTTATTGATAACTCGCCAGGAGGTTGGCTTTGGCTACCTCCTGGCGTTTTAGTGCCTTATTTGCTCTGGTAATCTTTCAGGATCTGGCGGCCAGCAATGTAAATCATGATTTCATCGGTGCCACCGCCAATCCTTTCGCAGCGCACGTCACGCCAGAAGCGGGAAACGCGAGCCTCATCCGTATACCCCAGCCCGCCCATGATCTGGATGGCATCATCAATGACTTCCATCGCCGTACGGGCGCAGTGGAGCTTACACAGCGCGGCGCTAGTGCGCAGTGACTGCTTCTGATCCGCCTGCCAGGCGACCTTCATCACCATATTGCGCATGTTGTCGACCTTGATCGCCATCAGCGCCAGCTTTTCCTGGATCATCTGGTTATGGCCGATCGGCTTGCCGAAGGCGATACGCTGGTTGGCGTAACGGGCGGCATCTTCAAACGCGCACTCGGCGAAGCCAGCGCTGCGTGCGGCGTTGATCAGGCGTTCCATTTCAAAGTTGTACATCACATTGAGGAAGCCCATGCCTTCTTCACCGACCATATCGCTCTCATCCACCTCAACGTTATCGAGGTAAACTTCGCAGGTGCTCAGCATGTGCCAGCCGATCTTGTGCAGCGGATTGACCTTAATGCCCGGCTTATTGGATTCCATCCACCACAGGGTGAAGGCCTTTTTCGGATCTTTGGGCTCGGGATCGCGCGCCAGTACCAGCATATACGGGTATTCTTTCGCACCGGTGATAAAGGTTTTTTGCCCGTTCAGATACACCTTGCCGTTTTTACGGGTGTAGGTGGTGGTCGCGGCGCTATTGTCCGAGCCTGCGCCCGGTTCGGTCAGGGCCAGCGCATAGGCCGGATCGCCGGTGGCCAGCGTACTTTCTGCCGTCTTGCGCAGCTGTTCGGCTGAGCCGAAACGACGCATGCTGTGAATACACTGGCCGTTGGTGATCAGGAACGCCGGTGCGCCACATTTGGAGACTTCCATCAGCGCCAGCATCTGGGTGACATAGTCCGCCGGAATGCCGCCGAATTCTTCCGGCACACCTAACAGGGAAATACCGCTATCGGCGAGCGCGCGCATAAACTCGGTAGGGTAGGTTGAGGTCTGATCGCAGGTGCGGAAATACTCTTCCGAAAAGTTATTGCCGATCAGTTCCCGAATACTGGCAAGCAGCAGTTCCTGCTCTTCAGTTAAAGAAAAGTCCATAGCCTTACTCCTTTTAATATACTGCTTCAGGTAAAGTGAAACCCATGACGCCGTCGATAAACAGTCTTTCGTCCATCAGTTTTAACTGCGGGGAAATAACCGGGGCGAAATCCATTTTTGCCAGAATGTCTTTTTCCAGATCGACGCCGGGGGCAATTTCAACCAGGTGCAGACCATCGGCTTTGAGCGTAAAGACGGCGCGTTCGGTGATGTAGCGCACGTCTAATCCCCGCTCGAGCGCGATTTTGCCGCTAAAGGTGATCTCTGGTAATTGCTTGATGAATTTTTTGACGCGCCCTTCCTGCACAATATTCAGCTTGCCGTCGGCGACCTCGGTTTTTAAACTGCCGGCGGTCAGGGTGCCGCAGAACACAATCTTTTTCGACGTCGCGCTGATATCGATAAAGCCACCGGTTCCCATGATTTTGCCGTTGAATTTGTGCACGCCAACGTTGCCCTGTTGATCCACTTCGGCAAAACTCAGGTAACAGACATCCAGCCCACCGCCGTGGTAGAAATCGAACTGAGAGGTCATATCCAGCACGGCGCGGGTGTTGACGTTCGCACCGAAGGCCACGCCTTGAGAGGTAATGCCGCCGATGGGGCCGGTCTCGACCGTCAGTACGAAATCATCGGCACACCCCTCTTCGCGAGCGACCAGGCCGATGCCGTCGGCAATGCCCACCCCAACGTTGCCCACCGCTCCTTTACGCATCTCAAATAGTGCACGTCGCGCCACCAGTTTGCGCTGGTTAAGGGGCAGGGCGATTTGGGTGCTGTCATCAAGCACGAAATCGCCGGAAATAAAGCGGTTCACCGGGGCGCCGCCATACAGCTGCGTCTGCTGTGGATCGACCACCACGATATCAACCAGATAGCCAGGGATGCGCACTGATTTAGGGTGCAGCGTCGCCTTCTTGACCATCTTTTGCACCTGCATCATCACGATGCCGCCGTTGTTGTGCACCGCCTGGGCAATCACCAATGCGTCCAGATACATCACCTCGTCTTCGAACGAGGCATAGCCTTCGCTGTCGCAGGTGGTGGCGCGAATAAAGGCGACGTTGGGCGCAATAGCCTTGTAGTAGAGATATTCCTGGTTATCGATCTCGACCAGCTTGATGAGATCTTCTTTGGTCACCTCATTGAGTTTGCCGCCCTGCTGGCGCGGATCGACGAAGGTACCAATCCCGATTTCGCTTAAAATCCCCGGCTGGTGCGCCGCTGCGGCCCGCAGGGTTTGGGTCAACACGCCTTGGGGATAGTTGTAGGCCGCAATCTTGTTCTGCTCGGCCAGATCGGAGATGCGTGGGGATTGCCCCCAATGCCCGCACAGCGCCCACTTCACCAGCCCGACCTGTGCCAGCGGGCTGATGCCACGATCGGCCCGGTCACCTAACCCTGTCGGGCTGATTAATGACAGGTCACGCGGGGTTTGCGTGGTTTGATATTTTTCTGCCAGCGCGGTAATTAAGGTGGTGGCCTCCAGAATACCGCCACCGGCCCCTAATACGCACAAGGTGGCTTCGTCAGGAATATAATTTACCGCCTCTTGTGCCGATAATACCGGGACTCTGCCATTGAATCTTTTCGGCTTTACCAGATCCATAACTACTCCTGTTGATGACCGATGCATTTATTTTGCGGGGCGACCAAACCCACACGCAGGCGTGCGGATGCCGCAATTAAGCTGCATTAAAATTGAATGCTCTTTTAAGTGACTTGTTTTATTCGGCGGGAATACTATTATTCCCGCCGACAGTAATATCAGTGCACCACTGAATTAATGCAGTATCGTTAATATGGTGCGTAAATCCGTGACGGAGATTTGCCCAGGTGCGGAGGCTTTCTTGACTGCGCCAAAGGTAGCCGCTGAGCCAAAGGTTTCGCCCGCTAGCCGGGACACAATGCCGGTTTTGGCCATCGACATGGTGATTATCGGTCCGTGGGCATGCTTCTCGTGCATTTCCAGCGTCGCGGCCAGCAGCGTCAATACGTCACTTTTGTTTTGCGGCATCAGGGCGATTTTCGGAATATCGGCGCCCAATTCCTGCATTTTGCACAGGCGTTTGACGATTTCCTCCTGCGGCGGCGTTTTATGGAAATCATGATTCGACATGATGACTTTGACGTTCTTGGCGTGGGCATGGGCCACGGCCTCTTTGACCAGTTCGTCACCGGTAAACAGCTCCAGATCGATCATATCGACCAGGCCGCTGTCCACCGCCGCCAGATTGAGCGCGATATAGGCCTGTGCGGGCAACGCCTGCTCACCGCCTTCCTGGGCGCTGCGGAAGGTGAACAGCAGCGGCTTGTCGGCAATGATCTCTTTGATCTGATGTGCGGCGGCTATCACGTTGCTGAGCGTGGCAACATCCGCAAAATGATCGACGCGCCACTCCAGAATATCGAAATCGGCGTGACGATAATCCTGCGCTTCAGCCACCACACTAGGGATATCTTTACCCATCAGCGAGACAATGATTTTTGGCGCACCTTCGCCGAACACAATGTTTTTTACGGTTATGGTTTTCATTTTTACCTTTTGCATGCTGTTTTGCCGCAATCAATAAGGTGGTGATTTAAGCCCATCACCACGCGCTACGGGAATGCTACGCCTCGAATCCCATTACCTGCTTAACGTATTCCAGTGGGAAATCTTTGCCAGTCCATAGCTTGAACTGTTCGGCGCCTTGCCATAACAACATGCCGTAACCGTCCACCGTTTTGCAACCTGCCTGTTGGGCCATTTGCAGCAACTTGGTCATGTGCGGGTTATACACGCACTCCGTCACCAGCAGTTCCGGGCGCAGCATGGCGATGTCGCTGACGATACTCTCGTTTTCCAGCGGCTTCATCCCGACTTTGGTGCCGTTAGTCAGGATATCCGCGCTGGCGATGGCGCTGGCAAACGCTTGCTGGTCTGCCAGATCGGTCACGGTTACCTTGCAGTCGGTGTTGTCGTTGACCCGTTTGGCGAAGGCGAGCGCCTGTTCAAAGAACTCGTCCTTACGATTAAACAGCTTGATCTCTTTGATGCCTTCAACGGCGGCCTGAGCGCCGATAGCGGTAGATGCGCCACCCGCGCCGACCAGCACCATGGTTTTGCCCTTGATATCAAAACCGGTTTCCTTGATGGCCCGAATATGCCCGGTACCGTCGGTGTTATAGCCGCGCAGATAGCCGTCGTCGTTGACGATGGTGTTGATAGCGCCGACCAGTTTGGCCGCTGGCGTCAACTCATCGACATACTGGCAGGCAAACTGCTTGTTAGGCATCGAGACGCCGGTGCCGCGCATTTTTAACGCCTTCAGCCCTTCAATCGCACTGGCGAAGGTGGTGGTGTCGACTTCGAAAGCCATATAGGTAAAAGGTAGCCCGACTTTATCCAATGCTTTATTTTGCATCTCTGGCGATAAGCTGTGTCTGATCGGATAGGCCATCAGCCCGATAAGCTCATATTTTGCGGTTACATCCATTCTAAACTCCTTGTCTAACCATGTTCGTGTGGGGCGCAAACCTGCGTAATTGCTGTTTTGGGTTATTGGAAAAAGCGCTCACCCAATCGCAGGTCACTTTGCGGGACTTTGAATACTCTGTAATAGCGAATGAAGACGATGATGGCGGTAACAAATGCCAGCAGGGCAAAGGCAATATCCAGCAGGATGATGTATTGCAAACCAATGGTGGAGAGGTAGCCGGTAATCAACGGGATCAAGAAGTTGGCTAACCCGCCCATCATCATATAAACGCTGGTGACCTTGGCTTTGCTTTTCGGGAAAAACTCCGACATGACGGAGACGCCAAGTTGCAATATC
This genomic window contains:
- a CDS encoding electron transfer flavoprotein subunit alpha, with amino-acid sequence MSKLTNVWVFSDNVERYGELMAGARQWGEHVYAIVQDSEQVARLKSLGADGIYVLEKTSTLQRIENYAETLADILKEVNGEQTPALVLMAATKRGKALTARLGVLLNAAVVNDVTAVHVDGADFIAEHRMYGGLAFGKEKINTTTAIITLAPGVMEPAAADPAHDCLVTQLSYVAPRQEILCKERRAKALSSVDLSKAKRVVGVGRGLAAQDDLKMVHELAALLGAEVGCSRPIAEGENWMERERYIGVSGVQLKSDLYLMLGISGQIQHMVGGNGAKIIVAVNKDKNAPIFNYADYGLVGDIYKVVPALIDQFGR
- a CDS encoding AraC family transcriptional regulator → MFQRCFDNKKEALFAQGMTPKLSRFVISDDPNWESGHHVHNDESELIYVKQGVARLVIDSSYYVAHAGDIVVIEPGRLHAVASDSASPATTYTCAVYGFKFQGWEENQILQPHSCPVVSVGQGGEVIKTILHELGVRLPQQKNELTSSIYDAYGYALTALFYENFKNAYRSELGYIKKDVLVKDVLVYLNNNYREKITLEQLAKKFRASVSYICHEFAREYHISPINYVIQRRITEAKFTLTNTDNSLNEIAWRVGYENVDHFAKLFMRHVGCSPSDYRKQFNNNLAEPVCLPG
- a CDS encoding acyl-CoA dehydrogenase; its protein translation is MDFSLTEEQELLLASIRELIGNNFSEEYFRTCDQTSTYPTEFMRALADSGISLLGVPEEFGGIPADYVTQMLALMEVSKCGAPAFLITNGQCIHSMRRFGSAEQLRKTAESTLATGDPAYALALTEPGAGSDNSAATTTYTRKNGKVYLNGQKTFITGAKEYPYMLVLARDPEPKDPKKAFTLWWMESNKPGIKVNPLHKIGWHMLSTCEVYLDNVEVDESDMVGEEGMGFLNVMYNFEMERLINAARSAGFAECAFEDAARYANQRIAFGKPIGHNQMIQEKLALMAIKVDNMRNMVMKVAWQADQKQSLRTSAALCKLHCARTAMEVIDDAIQIMGGLGYTDEARVSRFWRDVRCERIGGGTDEIMIYIAGRQILKDYQSK
- a CDS encoding electron transfer flavoprotein; amino-acid sequence: MKIITCFKLVPEEQDIVVTAQRTLDFDHAEAKISQFDLNAIEAATQLATENDQITALCVGGSLLQNSKVRKDVLSRGPHELYLVQDAQLENALPMDTAHALAAAADKIGFDLMLFGEGSGDLYAQQVGLLVGEILQLPTVNAVSQIQFAGDRVLVERTLEEEVEVLELPLPAVICVTSDINVPRIPTMKAILGAGKKPVNQWQANDIAWSQTPPLAELVEITVPPQKQRQRIILENDSPEAIAELADHLKKALN
- a CDS encoding FAD-dependent oxidoreductase — translated: MSDDKFDAIVVGAGVAGAVASYVMAQAGLDVLVIERGNSAGSKNMTGGRLYAHSLERIMPGFAEEAPVERKVTREKISFMTEESAVTLDFHSEKPDIAAQASYTVLRNRFDPWLMEKAEQAGAQFISGVRVDALIREGNQVTGVQAGDDILKADIVILADGVNSMLGRSINLLPPSSPHHYAVGVKELIGLSPSVIEDRFNLSGNDGAAWLFAGSPSNGLMGGGFLYTNRDSISLGLVCGLGEIGLAGKSVPQMLEDFKQHPSIRPLIQGGKLLEYGAHLVPEGGKAMIPTLADGGVMIVGDAAGFCLNLGFTIRGMDLAIASAQAAANTAIAAKQRQNFSASSLGEYKHALEQNCVMHEVHHFRKIPALMENPRLFTQYPRMVADIMGDMFTIDGSPTQPVRKALMKRVKQIGLMNLLKDGIKGATAL
- a CDS encoding ferredoxin, with protein sequence MSSENPVNVDVKLGINKFHVNEGHPHIILVDNPNMDEFRKLMLACPAGLYKQDSAGNIHFDSAGCLECGTCRVLCGDTILKQWEYPLGTFGVEFRYG
- a CDS encoding phospholipase D family protein codes for the protein MNRLALIAVVALPTAVNAAPNVQVGFSPEGSARALVLNIIGHAHQSIQMIGYSFQAPDITQALVAAHNRGVEVRVVVDKRRNQGKASQAAINYAATHGIQIRIDGHYHIQHDKTMIVDGKTVETGSFNYAPSAETQNSENVVVLRHMSDVTRQFIAHWQSRWDLGLPYKVRLEATKLPH
- the fadK gene encoding medium-chain fatty-acid--CoA ligase, whose product is MSVTIKLNPERRAKYRQQGFWGDASLADYWHQTLQAMPEKIAVIDNRGTSYTYAALDRAASSLATWLISCGIQPGDRVAFQLPGWCEFTVIYLACLKTGAVSVPLLPSWREAELVWVLNKCQAKVLFAPTSFRNTRPIDLILPLRDQLPDLLEVVAVDKLSPATATPALSQLLRDTPPLTTPISVHGDELAAVLFTSGTEGKPKGVMLTHNNILASERAYCARLNLTWLDTFLMPAPLGHATGFLHGVTAPFLIGARSVLLDIFNPLDCLALLQQERCTCVLGATPFVYDLLCTLQQQPHDISSLRFFLCGGTTIPKKIAQDCLQMGIKLLSVYGSTESSPHAVVNLDDPLSRVLNTDGFAAPGVEIKVVDKERNPLPNGEEGEEASRGPNVFMGYLDEPELTARALDEDGWYYSGDLCRMDADGYIKITGRKKDIIVRGGENISSREVEDILMQHPRIHDAAIVAMPDERLGERSCAYVVLKAAYGSLTLEEVITFFGRKRVAKYKYPEHLVVVDNLPRNASGKIQKFLLRQDIIQRLGEEVAHC